Proteins encoded within one genomic window of Pedobacter africanus:
- a CDS encoding AAA family ATPase, giving the protein MRIKKLQLKNGYKRFHDLTIDLGESPKRIVALIGPNGCGKSSVLDGMLYRNNSFEIVGAKQKKGPQYHSMNQLPNFDSENINIQFDIAGTFYQIREARKVNRLQNTIFSFRSPYRYNSNLKVDETRTTADIKLNTYGATVSSDLDDKMEENYRRLYVKFNKYLNDTDCRPSEAKEKIVGDLNASIENCLDLKIDNIGNIESGQGTLYFKKADHPKPFEFNVLSSGEKEVVDILLDLYLRQDEYNDTVFLIDEPELHVNTSIQKKLLLEINKLVGKNCQIWIATHSIGFLRALQSELKEECQVIQFKKGVKWASEPQVIKPMKNTRANWLEIFETALDDLTGLISPKRIVYCEGKHNPGTGGLEKGMDATVFNNIFNEKYHDTLFVSSGGNTELDQRSGIALAILTKVFSDIEILVFKDRDVSSGRTNTLADRQVYLDNNPANHRMMKRWEIENYLFDKEVLICYCDSIGHKFNEAEYDKIVTDIDNQDVKGLVNHIRNFCGITSSINPDKFKITLSGHVKEDMNVYKELEGCIF; this is encoded by the coding sequence ATGAGAATAAAAAAACTACAGCTTAAAAACGGTTATAAAAGATTTCATGATTTGACAATTGATCTGGGGGAAAGCCCGAAGAGAATTGTTGCATTAATAGGGCCTAACGGATGTGGGAAAAGTAGTGTATTAGATGGAATGTTATACCGTAACAATAGTTTTGAAATCGTTGGTGCCAAGCAAAAAAAAGGCCCCCAATATCATTCTATGAATCAACTACCCAACTTTGATTCTGAAAATATTAATATACAATTTGATATAGCGGGTACTTTCTATCAAATAAGAGAAGCCAGAAAGGTTAATCGTTTGCAGAACACAATTTTTTCTTTTAGAAGTCCATATCGCTATAACAGCAATCTAAAAGTAGATGAAACACGAACCACTGCTGATATTAAGCTTAACACTTATGGCGCAACCGTTAGTTCTGACCTTGACGATAAAATGGAGGAAAATTATCGACGCTTATATGTCAAGTTTAATAAGTATTTAAATGATACGGATTGCCGACCGAGCGAGGCAAAAGAAAAGATTGTGGGAGATTTAAATGCTTCAATTGAGAACTGTCTGGACCTTAAGATAGATAACATTGGTAACATAGAATCAGGACAGGGAACTCTATACTTTAAAAAAGCTGATCATCCAAAACCTTTCGAATTTAATGTATTGTCATCGGGCGAGAAGGAAGTGGTGGACATTTTACTGGATTTGTATTTAAGACAGGATGAATACAATGATACAGTGTTCCTGATTGATGAACCTGAATTACATGTAAACACGTCTATCCAAAAAAAATTGTTACTTGAGATAAATAAGTTAGTAGGGAAGAATTGCCAAATATGGATTGCTACACATAGTATCGGGTTTTTAAGAGCTTTACAATCAGAACTTAAGGAGGAGTGCCAGGTTATTCAGTTCAAAAAAGGAGTGAAGTGGGCATCAGAACCTCAGGTGATTAAACCCATGAAAAATACCAGGGCAAATTGGTTGGAAATATTTGAAACGGCTTTGGATGATTTAACTGGGCTAATAAGCCCTAAAAGGATCGTTTACTGTGAGGGAAAACACAACCCTGGAACTGGAGGCCTTGAGAAAGGTATGGACGCCACTGTTTTCAACAACATTTTTAACGAAAAATACCACGATACACTATTTGTTTCAAGTGGCGGAAACACAGAATTAGATCAAAGAAGTGGAATAGCCTTGGCCATCCTGACAAAAGTGTTCTCTGATATCGAGATCTTGGTTTTTAAAGACAGGGATGTTTCTTCTGGTCGAACGAATACTTTAGCTGATCGTCAGGTCTATCTGGATAATAATCCCGCTAACCATAGAATGATGAAAAGGTGGGAGATAGAAAACTATCTGTTTGATAAAGAAGTATTGATATGTTACTGCGATTCAATAGGTCATAAATTTAATGAAGCAGAGTACGATAAGATAGTGACTGATATAGATAACCAAGATGTTAAAG
- a CDS encoding alpha/beta hydrolase family protein has protein sequence MLVYSLNGIAQNGEEYLFKAIAVSGKPAMSMNTLITPVDQIGEFSAISRNGRYCSYVINGLKDYTIVQSIEGKWKHKLKGMKPGFFSGDNRYYIYQTGDSLCYLPLNGKAIKVITGVASYQLPHNDNRNEWLGILLMDKKLLLRNLLTGKEYQFNRANNPVFSMGNKWFSCKLDNADKELAVINLANGKLNSYVHVTAYSFDESKRVLILQTEEGAKKRLQWIDAANGKVTTIWKGNKDEMVIGKNFDKAAQQLIFILQTQSSRGNNSSIWYYKKGMNLAVQKKPSDLENKIKELTLSGVPTFTDDGRYIIVSMRKSVVDGRKARVGAVQVNVWNYQDTFLMSAQLAGGDHRLSKWQGEIIYKFSMPSEERGQISNLSGEHETLYLEGIREYGIIERRVMTDRFWEDWAVPEVHIVSLLDGKRIRLKKGIMLTRFAPDGTWLLCYDRITGQYLRYDMRSEKYTDLSAKAAVYFGGEIEFDGTGKQAGLPRGIVGWLDNGKCLLVYDHYDIWQLDISGKKEPVNLTNGRKDKIRFEITPDEFGDKKMFYNAYDRLILTAVNMENKDNGFYALNLGRHKGAECLAIGPYMFDLERLEYGGTFWGRYSRGRRPIKARDADMWLVVRQSTTEAPNFYVSQGLKTFKALTNLNPHKDYNWLNSELVNFKQQDGSASKGILYKPENFDPAKKYPVLIHYYDQFSMCLNQYPVNDYTVSGYINIPWFVSRGYLVFLPDIYFNKGADGNPGMKEKKIPYGEAALNAVEGAANWLAGQAYVDSTKMGIAGHSMGGGLTSYILTHSKRFAAAFMGAGVTDWVSSALQLAKDDGMSRLGVSYYSGEKGADIWLNNEKYLDNPILHVAEVTSPLLMFHCKDDSGVPFEQAVELFVAMRRMGKRAWLLQYDHGGHSTDTPEDCRDLTIRATQFFDHYLKGALAPIWMTRGVRAQFKGIETGYEFDQEIKTPADVKFKK, from the coding sequence ATGCTTGTTTATTCACTTAATGGCATTGCACAGAATGGCGAGGAATATTTATTTAAAGCTATTGCAGTAAGTGGTAAGCCTGCGATGAGCATGAATACGCTAATTACACCAGTGGATCAGATTGGCGAATTTTCTGCGATCAGCAGGAATGGGCGTTATTGCAGTTATGTGATCAATGGACTTAAAGACTATACGATCGTACAATCCATTGAGGGTAAATGGAAGCATAAATTGAAGGGGATGAAGCCTGGTTTCTTTTCAGGAGATAACCGTTATTACATTTACCAAACTGGTGACAGCCTTTGTTATTTGCCTTTGAACGGAAAAGCAATAAAAGTAATCACAGGAGTAGCCAGTTATCAATTGCCCCATAATGATAACCGCAATGAATGGCTTGGGATTCTGTTAATGGACAAAAAGCTGTTGTTGAGAAATCTGCTAACCGGTAAGGAATATCAGTTTAACAGGGCTAATAATCCTGTATTTTCCATGGGGAATAAATGGTTTAGCTGCAAATTGGACAACGCGGATAAAGAGCTGGCTGTCATAAATTTGGCAAATGGCAAGCTGAACAGTTATGTTCATGTTACGGCCTATAGTTTCGATGAAAGCAAACGGGTACTGATTTTACAAACTGAGGAAGGAGCTAAAAAAAGATTGCAATGGATAGATGCTGCTAATGGAAAAGTAACCACAATATGGAAAGGTAATAAAGATGAGATGGTGATCGGTAAGAATTTTGATAAAGCTGCTCAGCAACTGATTTTTATACTACAAACTCAATCGTCAAGAGGTAATAATAGTTCGATCTGGTATTATAAAAAAGGAATGAATCTGGCAGTTCAAAAAAAGCCTTCTGATCTGGAAAATAAGATAAAAGAGCTGACATTAAGCGGCGTTCCGACGTTTACAGATGACGGCCGTTATATCATTGTTTCTATGCGGAAATCCGTGGTCGATGGTCGGAAAGCACGGGTAGGCGCCGTACAGGTAAATGTGTGGAATTACCAGGATACTTTTTTGATGTCAGCACAGCTGGCAGGAGGCGATCATCGTTTGAGCAAGTGGCAAGGTGAGATCATTTATAAATTTTCGATGCCTTCTGAAGAGAGGGGGCAGATTAGCAATTTATCAGGAGAACATGAGACCTTGTATTTAGAAGGGATAAGGGAATACGGCATAATAGAAAGGCGGGTAATGACAGACAGGTTCTGGGAGGATTGGGCTGTACCAGAAGTGCATATAGTGTCCCTCCTGGATGGCAAACGAATTCGATTAAAGAAGGGGATTATGTTGACTCGATTTGCACCAGATGGGACTTGGCTGCTGTGTTATGACCGTATAACAGGTCAATACCTTCGTTACGATATGAGATCGGAGAAGTATACAGATCTGTCCGCAAAGGCTGCTGTCTATTTTGGTGGGGAGATTGAGTTTGATGGCACAGGCAAACAGGCGGGATTACCCCGTGGAATTGTTGGTTGGTTAGATAATGGTAAGTGCTTATTGGTATATGATCATTATGACATCTGGCAATTGGATATAAGCGGAAAAAAGGAGCCGGTAAATTTAACCAATGGCCGCAAGGATAAGATCCGTTTTGAAATTACACCTGATGAGTTTGGTGACAAGAAAATGTTTTATAATGCCTATGATCGGCTGATCCTGACAGCTGTGAATATGGAGAACAAAGACAATGGTTTTTACGCTTTAAATTTAGGAAGGCATAAAGGTGCCGAATGTTTAGCTATAGGGCCTTACATGTTTGATTTAGAGCGGTTGGAATATGGTGGAACCTTTTGGGGCCGTTATTCTAGAGGACGCAGACCCATAAAAGCCAGGGACGCAGACATGTGGTTAGTGGTAAGGCAGTCCACTACCGAAGCGCCTAACTTTTATGTTTCACAGGGATTAAAAACTTTTAAGGCTTTAACCAATTTAAATCCTCATAAAGATTACAATTGGTTAAATTCTGAACTGGTGAATTTTAAACAGCAGGATGGAAGCGCAAGCAAAGGAATATTGTACAAGCCTGAGAATTTTGATCCAGCTAAGAAATATCCGGTATTGATACATTACTATGATCAGTTTTCGATGTGTCTGAACCAATATCCTGTTAATGATTACACAGTTAGTGGCTATATCAATATCCCTTGGTTTGTGAGCAGGGGTTACCTAGTGTTTTTGCCAGATATTTATTTCAATAAGGGGGCGGATGGAAATCCGGGAATGAAGGAGAAAAAGATTCCTTATGGAGAGGCGGCGTTGAATGCTGTGGAAGGCGCGGCAAACTGGCTGGCTGGACAAGCTTATGTAGATAGTACAAAAATGGGAATAGCGGGACACAGCATGGGCGGCGGTTTGACCAGTTATATTTTGACCCATAGCAAGCGTTTTGCCGCTGCCTTTATGGGAGCTGGGGTGACTGACTGGGTAAGTTCTGCCTTACAGCTGGCCAAAGATGATGGCATGAGTCGCTTGGGGGTTTCTTATTATAGTGGGGAAAAAGGCGCTGACATTTGGTTGAATAATGAGAAATACCTTGATAACCCCATACTGCATGTGGCTGAGGTGACCAGTCCGCTATTGATGTTTCATTGCAAGGATGATAGCGGCGTTCCCTTTGAACAGGCGGTTGAGTTGTTTGTAGCTATGCGACGTATGGGTAAAAGAGCATGGTTGTTACAATATGACCATGGCGGGCATTCTACCGATACGCCAGAAGATTGCCGGGACCTAACTATTCGCGCTACCCAATTTTTTGACCATTACTTAAAAGGGGCACTGGCACCCATTTGGATGACACGGGGGGTGCGGGCACAATTTAAAGGGATAGAGACAGGGTATGAATTTGACCAGGAAATTAAGACCCCTGCTGATGTGAAATTTAAAAAGTAA
- a CDS encoding DUF255 domain-containing protein has translation MKLIMKNPGIGQAMLCLLLLPVIVSATKPKLTMKEGIQWTTGLSWTQVKEKAKKENKYIFLDVFATWCGPCKEMDKTVYVNDSVGNFINAAFIAVKVQTDQTKADNPEVQKWYDDAKEINKAYRVLSLPTFIFLSPDGKVVHKTIGYRTPQAFIAEAVAALKPGQAYVDPYIEFDELEADYKKGKKDYSKILYMMRSAKELGKEAFEKLLIQDYLQYLEKASDKKLYTKANMEFLNAVELKSDAKLFAIFYPDGKKADKAAGSPGFADRMVNRVVFREIISPFLKLSNVATPVYLNGVAAPTDKAEADWPGLYQKILQKYPKPYAERGLLNAKLAWYEQHYNYPNYYNTYLQKLDKYGIDTLSSIGLAIYSDINMNCWQLFERITDKALLAKAAKWMHEVIKRTPLDPSHIDTYANLLYKAGEKDKAMVWEEKALRLAEKYKYQTDIENFKEVLTKMRTGEKTWP, from the coding sequence ATGAAACTTATAATGAAAAATCCTGGGATAGGACAGGCCATGTTATGCCTGTTGCTTTTGCCCGTGATAGTCAGCGCAACAAAACCTAAGTTGACCATGAAGGAAGGTATTCAATGGACAACTGGCCTAAGCTGGACACAGGTAAAAGAAAAAGCGAAAAAGGAGAATAAATATATTTTCCTGGATGTATTTGCCACCTGGTGCGGGCCCTGCAAAGAAATGGATAAAACAGTGTACGTAAATGACAGTGTCGGTAACTTTATCAATGCAGCATTTATTGCCGTAAAGGTACAGACAGATCAGACTAAAGCTGACAACCCGGAAGTACAAAAATGGTATGATGATGCCAAAGAGATCAATAAAGCATACCGGGTACTATCACTGCCTACTTTTATTTTTCTAAGCCCGGATGGAAAGGTAGTACACAAAACCATTGGCTACAGAACCCCGCAAGCTTTTATTGCCGAAGCTGTAGCAGCTTTAAAACCTGGGCAGGCCTATGTTGATCCTTACATCGAATTCGATGAGTTGGAGGCAGATTACAAAAAGGGTAAAAAGGATTACAGCAAAATCTTGTACATGATGCGATCGGCAAAAGAATTGGGTAAGGAAGCATTTGAAAAATTACTGATACAGGATTATTTACAATACCTGGAAAAAGCAAGCGATAAGAAGTTGTATACCAAGGCGAATATGGAATTTTTGAATGCTGTAGAGCTTAAAAGCGACGCAAAGCTGTTTGCTATTTTTTACCCTGATGGCAAAAAAGCGGACAAGGCGGCAGGTTCACCTGGATTTGCTGATAGAATGGTAAACAGGGTGGTGTTTAGGGAAATTATAAGTCCTTTTTTAAAACTAAGCAACGTGGCTACACCGGTTTACTTGAATGGTGTTGCCGCACCAACAGATAAGGCTGAAGCGGATTGGCCTGGATTGTATCAAAAAATCCTGCAGAAGTATCCCAAACCTTATGCCGAAAGGGGCCTGTTGAATGCGAAATTAGCCTGGTATGAACAACATTACAATTATCCGAATTATTATAATACCTACCTGCAGAAACTGGATAAGTACGGGATAGACACGCTGAGTTCGATTGGTTTGGCGATTTACTCAGATATCAATATGAATTGCTGGCAGTTGTTCGAGCGGATTACTGATAAAGCGCTGCTAGCCAAAGCAGCCAAATGGATGCATGAAGTAATAAAAAGAACACCATTAGACCCTAGTCATATAGATACCTATGCCAATTTGTTGTATAAGGCCGGCGAGAAGGATAAGGCGATGGTATGGGAAGAAAAAGCTTTGCGATTGGCTGAAAAATATAAGTATCAGACAGATATTGAGAATTTCAAAGAAGTGCTGACGAAGATGAGAACGGGGGAAAAGACCTGGCCATGA
- a CDS encoding DUF4397 domain-containing protein, producing the protein MKQTFTILLLLNMLLISCKKEGVVSTPLASLNIVNAVTGGTDVKLRGVPSYTFLNNGFSFLSVLPGKQDLYIYPVTDSLRPYYHGNNQVVMDAGQSYSLFLGGTPDAVSSLLVHETYTKQDNNIRVRFLNLSPGGPAINVTLASSPAVNEFLNIGYKQISEFKAFTKSGTDPTYNFEVRNAVTNEIIATFTLYPYIVTGFNKVTLVLGGILGGSPEPGLTFVLHN; encoded by the coding sequence ATGAAACAAACATTCACCATACTCCTGCTGCTGAACATGCTGTTGATTTCCTGCAAAAAGGAAGGGGTTGTTAGTACTCCGTTAGCTTCCCTCAATATTGTTAATGCGGTTACAGGAGGTACAGATGTTAAATTACGTGGTGTACCTTCTTATACTTTTTTAAACAATGGTTTTTCTTTTCTTTCCGTTTTACCAGGCAAACAAGACCTGTATATTTACCCAGTAACCGATTCTTTGCGGCCCTATTATCACGGCAACAACCAGGTGGTAATGGATGCCGGTCAGTCTTACTCTTTATTCTTGGGTGGTACACCCGATGCCGTAAGCAGCCTGCTGGTGCACGAAACTTATACCAAGCAGGACAACAACATCCGGGTGCGTTTTCTGAACCTGTCTCCGGGTGGGCCGGCCATTAACGTTACGTTGGCTTCGTCCCCTGCGGTAAATGAATTTTTGAATATTGGTTACAAACAGATTAGTGAATTTAAAGCATTTACAAAATCGGGGACTGATCCTACCTACAATTTTGAGGTCAGAAATGCCGTGACTAATGAAATCATCGCTACGTTTACGCTGTACCCCTACATTGTAACCGGGTTTAACAAGGTAACGCTGGTACTGGGAGGAATATTAGGAGGCTCGCCGGAGCCCGGTTTAACCTTTGTATTGCACAATTAA
- a CDS encoding KAP family P-loop NTPase fold protein, producing MSAQSQNKSDEADDEVQPIVKKKTEIQSGKFDRESYKSDVKLAWFYKCLIGVVLSFLFAVPFKKVLNDILVEPILQFCANDSYWIDCVLIAFLVYSIRYTILNMSKLLIPTGSSLVTMLGISIIYIGVFRQSGEYEFYHLKLLCLAWISYLDLVILAMMLRLASYKVYSLPINVLERHLSFIEDAPIIATYADLYGNGGYAKKLAAHINATTTVNAFGIGVFASWGSGKTDYLNRLEEDLILNEDNLVFEFNPWRVKSDAIVDEFFKTLSVNLKPFNKSITADLKEYSKRILQTGKEIEYRFLDTLVNNWSDDDTLKKKQEEINSAIKLSGKRIVVLIDDLDRLTGKEVMEVLRIIRNTANFVNTFFIVTLDQDYIVKTLVNTKDFANEKEYLRKIFQLTITLPAFRKKIFVEELERLLITGETRQKEAGILKLVVEKLSSESFNDLKDIFENYIDNVRELKRFCNSFKVAFEILKDEVEISDLFVLELIKNKYLEVYNYVKSREPFDFNAGESIELKDERVISKFFLENGYDVNVNKYAMSAFTFLASSSGKNQRRFSRLRNFHLYFSYQLFDQISFAEFNVLLTKSAEEMIVTINNWSETVKYGELRNLLQEIVPENNNELNKILTVFLNIDKDRVFWLEIVKEKIFTSRVQTVKQYFEEHRNSYKTYLIKFFKDSNIPIHSRSYLLHQFLTLFFLTDEVANYERIFKDKVEIQKIQIQLLKDEFADASSTNDSAMSLLKYIYESIDAKTHIVTIYQPALKLMKDKLLHDNKYFEDYILSFFRPLGIPYLGDIVPEPFFNEIFSDLETFKEKLKGFRFERINEEIYEVLKLEIINKIDHMRPGVPIEIESGHKRIIEKLMIMNDMLDNNEQT from the coding sequence ATGAGCGCTCAATCACAAAATAAATCTGATGAGGCTGACGATGAAGTTCAGCCTATAGTGAAAAAAAAAACCGAAATACAGTCTGGGAAGTTTGATCGTGAAAGTTATAAAAGTGATGTCAAGTTGGCGTGGTTTTATAAGTGCCTAATTGGCGTTGTTCTATCTTTTTTATTCGCTGTTCCTTTTAAAAAAGTTTTAAATGATATCCTCGTTGAACCCATACTTCAATTTTGTGCGAACGACTCTTATTGGATAGACTGTGTCTTAATCGCTTTTTTGGTGTATTCAATTAGGTATACGATCTTGAATATGTCTAAATTGTTAATTCCTACAGGTTCATCTCTTGTGACAATGTTAGGGATCTCAATAATATACATTGGTGTATTTAGACAGAGTGGGGAATATGAGTTTTACCATTTAAAGTTATTATGCCTTGCATGGATTTCTTACCTTGATCTTGTAATTCTGGCGATGATGCTGCGCCTTGCCTCCTATAAAGTTTATAGCTTACCAATTAATGTATTGGAGAGACATTTATCGTTTATTGAGGATGCACCAATAATAGCTACCTATGCAGACTTGTATGGAAATGGCGGATATGCTAAAAAACTAGCTGCCCATATAAATGCAACGACCACTGTAAATGCTTTTGGAATCGGTGTATTTGCGAGTTGGGGTAGTGGGAAAACGGATTATCTGAATCGGTTAGAAGAGGACTTGATTTTGAATGAAGACAATCTGGTCTTTGAATTTAATCCCTGGAGAGTTAAATCAGATGCTATCGTTGATGAATTTTTTAAAACATTATCTGTTAACTTGAAGCCGTTTAATAAATCTATAACTGCAGATCTTAAAGAATACTCTAAGAGGATACTTCAGACAGGCAAGGAAATCGAGTATAGATTTTTAGATACACTGGTTAATAACTGGTCTGACGATGACACCCTTAAAAAGAAACAGGAAGAAATTAATTCTGCTATTAAGTTATCGGGAAAGAGAATCGTCGTGCTAATTGATGATTTAGATAGGTTAACCGGAAAAGAAGTGATGGAGGTGCTAAGGATAATACGAAACACCGCAAATTTTGTCAACACTTTTTTTATAGTAACTCTAGATCAGGATTATATTGTTAAAACTTTGGTTAATACAAAGGATTTTGCAAACGAAAAAGAGTATTTGAGAAAAATTTTTCAGCTTACAATCACGCTTCCAGCATTTAGAAAAAAGATTTTTGTTGAAGAACTTGAAAGGCTATTGATTACTGGTGAAACAAGGCAAAAAGAAGCTGGAATTTTAAAGTTAGTAGTCGAAAAGTTATCATCAGAATCTTTTAATGATTTAAAAGACATATTTGAGAATTATATAGATAATGTTAGAGAGCTTAAGCGTTTTTGTAATTCCTTTAAAGTTGCATTTGAAATCCTTAAAGACGAAGTAGAGATATCCGATCTTTTTGTTCTGGAACTTATTAAAAATAAATATCTTGAGGTATATAATTATGTGAAATCCAGAGAGCCGTTTGATTTTAATGCAGGAGAATCGATTGAATTAAAGGATGAGCGTGTTATATCCAAATTTTTTTTGGAAAACGGTTACGATGTAAATGTGAACAAGTACGCAATGTCGGCGTTTACTTTTCTTGCAAGCAGCAGCGGCAAAAATCAACGGCGATTTTCTAGACTTCGCAACTTTCACCTTTACTTTTCTTACCAACTATTTGACCAGATTTCTTTCGCGGAATTTAATGTATTGTTGACTAAGAGCGCTGAAGAAATGATCGTGACAATTAACAACTGGTCTGAAACAGTTAAATATGGTGAATTGCGGAACTTATTACAGGAAATTGTACCTGAAAATAATAACGAACTAAATAAAATACTTACCGTTTTTCTTAATATAGACAAAGATCGAGTCTTTTGGCTTGAGATTGTAAAAGAAAAGATTTTCACGTCAAGAGTGCAAACAGTCAAGCAATATTTTGAAGAGCATAGAAATAGCTATAAAACCTATCTAATTAAGTTCTTTAAAGACTCGAATATCCCTATACATTCACGGTCGTATTTATTACATCAATTCTTAACATTATTCTTTTTAACTGATGAAGTTGCTAACTATGAGCGAATTTTTAAAGACAAAGTTGAAATCCAAAAGATCCAGATACAATTGCTAAAAGACGAATTTGCAGATGCATCATCAACCAATGATAGTGCAATGTCTTTGCTTAAGTATATCTATGAATCGATAGATGCTAAAACGCATATTGTTACAATATACCAGCCTGCATTGAAATTGATGAAAGATAAGTTATTGCATGATAATAAATATTTTGAGGATTATATTTTAAGTTTTTTCAGACCCTTAGGTATTCCATATCTCGGTGACATTGTACCTGAACCTTTTTTCAATGAGATCTTTTCTGATTTGGAAACTTTTAAAGAAAAATTGAAAGGGTTCCGTTTTGAAAGAATTAACGAGGAAATTTATGAGGTATTAAAGCTTGAAATAATTAATAAAATAGATCATATGCGGCCGGGAGTACCTATAGAAATAGAAAGTGGACATAAACGAATAATTGAAAAGCTTATGATTATGAATGACATGTTGGACAATAATGAACAGACTTAA
- a CDS encoding helix-turn-helix domain-containing protein, which produces MFSKPLYDENIEATLRQAYVSPQVVLQRLEALIEANYKDRKDPLFYSNELGYGLRTLNDLCRLHEGITVFGLVQARILLEAKRLAVSTAMPVKLIGYELGFNNPTYFCRFFKKETGMTVAEWKKKRELV; this is translated from the coding sequence ATGTTTAGCAAACCACTATACGACGAAAATATTGAAGCTACCCTGCGGCAGGCTTATGTATCGCCGCAGGTGGTTTTACAACGCCTGGAAGCTTTGATTGAAGCGAACTACAAAGACAGGAAAGATCCGCTGTTTTACAGCAATGAACTGGGGTATGGTTTACGTACTTTGAATGATCTGTGCAGGTTGCACGAAGGCATTACCGTTTTTGGCCTGGTGCAGGCCCGGATTTTATTGGAGGCTAAGCGGCTGGCGGTAAGTACCGCCATGCCGGTTAAGCTTATAGGTTATGAACTGGGGTTTAACAACCCGACATATTTTTGCCGGTTTTTTAAAAAAGAGACCGGGATGACGGTAGCGGAGTGGAAGAAAAAACGTGAACTGGTTTGA